Within Parachlamydiales bacterium, the genomic segment AATACGGTCTTTAGCACGGAGGTAGGATTCCAGGTCATCGAATATTTGAGGGTAGTCGAGGTGTTCGGGCTTTATAGGGGCGCCGTTGGCAAGTTGTTTATCTATGGAAGAGACGAAGGCTTGTACGTAGGTGGTATGGTTGTCATTCAAGGAGGCGTCGATAGCTTCTTGCATTGCTGCGCAGATAGCTGGGGGGTATTTTTTCTTCCAGGATTGGAGCAGGTCTTCGTATTCCATGCAGGTAGCGAGGACGAGGACATCGATGGGACGTTGTGCTTCGGCGGGGTGTTTTTCATCTCTGCCGACAGCATGAGGGAGGAAGAATGTTTTAGGGAAATTGATGCCTTTGAAGAAGTCGCATCCGAAGCGGTCAGCGCAGGAGATGATGGTGTATTTGCTATTGATGAGGGGTAGGTAGCGATTGGGTGAGTCCACTAGGGCAGCGACGTGGGGGATTTTAATCATGTCGGAGAAGAAGTTGCCTTTTTCATCGGGCATGAGGCCATTGAAGGAGAAAGTGGCGTCGGGCTTTTCTTTGAATAGCTCTTCAAGGAATGGTTTGGGGTTATTATATTTTGCTTCGAGGATATGGCATTCAACGCCATTGCGTTCAAGTGCAGAACCTAGCTGTTTTGTGAAGTGGTGTAAAACATTATATTGGCTATAGGGGGGCATGAATAGGGTGATTTTCTTGACCATGAGTGTCTCCGGGAGGGGTTACATTGGGATCCATTTTTTGCGGGATCCGAGAGTTTTAGATTTACGATTTTGAGTATCTTTTTGGACTTCGCCCTCAGATTTACGTAATTTCTTTGGGTTGACGGATGTACGTGCTATTTGTTGTTTCAGGTTACCGACGAGTTGTTGCATGATTTCCTGTTCACCGGGAGCTAGGATGCTATTTTTATCTAACCAATCGTTAAGTTGTTCAGGGGTCATGCCCATTCCCTTAGCGATTTGTTCGTAGGTGGATTTAAGCTGGATCCTTTTTTGCTGCAGTTCTATTAGGACTTTCTCATTTTCAGGGTTGGAGTAGACAGCAGCGGGAGGAGTTTTGTGGTTGAATCCCGGGGTAGATAATTTCTTTGGGCGTGATTTTTCTGCGGCAGAGCGGAAAATGTTAAGATCTTTATCTTCCATAGGAAACCGGAGTATATATTACTTATTATAATTATAGCATCCTGCATGTTAGGCAGCAAATTTAAACCCGACTTTTTGAAAGTTGGGTATTATCTCCTAGCAGGGGGGACGTATAATTCTTTGAACCAATTGAATCCCAATGGTTTATTGACATCACTCGCATAAGGAGTCTTGTATTTATCTTCGATTTCTACAAGTTGTTTTGTGAGGAAGTAGGGTTCGTGTTTGCATCCGAATTCATCTACATCGGAGTTATAGACGTTGAAATCATTAAATACCACTTCGCCGTTGATGAGGGCAGTGCGGCCATTGTATGTTGGATCTACGAAATAGCCGTGAAAGCTTTCATAGACGATGATGATTTCGAGGTTTTGAGGGCCAAAGGGGCGTGTATTCAGTGACCCTGCGAGGGTAGCGTAATTATTTACTCTTTCAAGCAGGCCTTCTACGGCGTAAACCAGAAATTTACGAGCTTCTTGCAGTTCGAAAATATCTTGGGAAACAAATTCCATGCGGATCGTTTTAATTTTCTTATCAAAAACGGAGCAGGAGCTTTTGAGGATAGTGCCTTCGGTGTTTTTAATTTCTGTTCCCCATCCGAAGACTACATCCACAAGGCCGCGGTAGTCGATTTGACGGATTGCTGATCTGGAGGCAGGACAAAAGTTGCTGCGGTAGGGCCTGCAGTGGTCTTTATGGGAACTTTTGCAGCAGCAGCCTGTCATTGTGAAGGCGAATATTATTGCTATGAGCCAGCGGAACATGTCTTGCTTCCTAATTGCGTCAGAAAAAAGATCACTGTAATCGCTCCGATTTTATTTGAAAAGTCGAAAGAAATATTAGGTGATTGGGTGGGGGTAGAAATTGCGGTACCAGGCGACAAAACGGCCAAGTCCTTCATCGAGGGAGATCTTAGGGGAAAAACCTAGGTCTTTTTGACTTTTTTCGATATCGGCGTAGGTGGCGACGACATCGCCCAGCTGCATAGGTTTTTTTATGAGGATGGCTTTTCTGTTTAGGTGTTTTTCGAGGGATTCGACAAGTGACATTAATTTCTCGGGTTTGTGGTTCCCTAGGTTATACACTTCACAGGTGCAGTTTTTTTCTATGGCAGCGTCTATTCCGGCAATAATATCATCAATATAAGTGAAGTCCCGCTCCATGTTTCCGTCATTGAAGATGGAGATGGGCTGACCTGCGAGGATGGCTTTAGTGAAGCTGAAGTAGGCCATATCCGGTCTTCCCCAGGGTCCGTAAACGGTAAAAAAACGGAGGCCGGTGCTTTTTACTTTGTAGAGATGGTGGTAGGTATATGCCATGAGTTCGTTGCATTTCTTAGTGACACCGTACAGGCTGGCTTGATGGTCAGTCCGGTCTGTGGTGTCGAAGGGAACTTTTTCATTTAAGCCATACACGGAGGAGGAAGAGGCGTAAGTCAGGGGGATATGTGGAAATGCGCGGCAGGTTTCAAGCACATTAAGAAAACCCTCAATATTTGCCTTGATATATGCTTGCGGACATTCCGTCGAATAGCGCACTCCGGCTTGGGCAGCCAAATGGACGAGGTTATCCGGTTCGAATTCTTCCGTAATTTTCCTAAGGACTTCGTTTTCAGCAATATCGGCGCGCAGGATAGAAATGCCTTCTTTTTCGAGAAGTTCGCGTCGTTTTTCCTTTAAGAGAGGATCGTAGTAGGAATTAAAGTTATCCACTCCTAATACCGTGTTTCCTTTTTGCGCGAGGTATTTTGCTAAATGGAAGCCGATGAATCCGGCGGCGCCGGTAATAAGGATTTTTTTGCTCATGATAAATTTTATAAATCGGTAAGGGAGGAAAAGGCTATCCTAAAAAAAATTATTCAATCTATATCTATACAACTATACACAATACGGTGATTTATTCGTGGCAATATGTTGAATATCAATCCTAGCAATGAAAATTCAGAAGATTATTACGAAGCTTACGATAATACTAAACTAGGTAGAGGTATTTTACGCCGTAAATGGCTGGTTGCATTTTCCACTCTCCTCTTCTTTTTATTGGGCAGTTATCTAACTTTTAGCTTTCTGACTACATACAAAGCTGAGGCGGTCGTTGTTTTCCAGGAGCAGAAAGACCTTAAAGATGCTGCGAGTGGAATAACCGTCGTGGATTTCAGTTTACCAACGGCTTTGGACATCATTAAGCTACCCACTAATATCGAAGCAGTCAAATCCATCCTCAGTTTGAATATGTCCACCTCTGCGCTGGCGTCGCTGTATGAAATCCCTACTCCACGCAGCGAGTCCAACCTTATTCGTATTATTGCACATAATGCCAATCCTGCTTTGGCTATTAGTTTAGCTAATACTCTGGCAGATGTGGCTGTAAAGAATAGCCAGAAGTATACTGAAAAGCAGCTTCAATTAAATTTACAAAACTATCAGGGCGAGCTGGAGACAACCCGCAACCGATTAAGCGTTCAGTTAAATGAGTTAGAAGAGTTTAAGAAAAAATTTCAATATTTTGAGATGACTCCTAATAATGTGACATTGCTGAAAGAGATTTCCGAGGCTAAAAAAAATCTGCAGGATGCTGAAACGAATTTCAACACACTGTTAGTTGAGTATCAGAACCTTAAGAGAGAGTCCGCAAATTTACCGTTATCTACACGTACGGCCTCCTATACATTTATAGCTCGTATCAACGCTTTAGAATCAGCTCTAG encodes:
- a CDS encoding glycosyltransferase — its product is MVKKITLFMPPYSQYNVLHHFTKQLGSALERNGVECHILEAKYNNPKPFLEELFKEKPDATFSFNGLMPDEKGNFFSDMIKIPHVAALVDSPNRYLPLINSKYTIISCADRFGCDFFKGINFPKTFFLPHAVGRDEKHPAEAQRPIDVLVLATCMEYEDLLQSWKKKYPPAICAAMQEAIDASLNDNHTTYVQAFVSSIDKQLANGAPIKPEHLDYPQIFDDLESYLRAKDRIETIRNIHDVQIHIYGDGVGSNWKSTLSGKKNVTLHSSADFTKALDLMKQAKIIINSNPHFKNGAHERIFYGLNLGALVITNDNTYLREIFEPNKSIVLSQFGQWQELNDNIKHFLSNEKERQNIVHNAQSIIQKNHTWDNNAQILIKELPTLLSQVQG
- a CDS encoding SDR family NAD(P)-dependent oxidoreductase, which encodes MSKKILITGAAGFIGFHLAKYLAQKGNTVLGVDNFNSYYDPLLKEKRRELLEKEGISILRADIAENEVLRKITEEFEPDNLVHLAAQAGVRYSTECPQAYIKANIEGFLNVLETCRAFPHIPLTYASSSSVYGLNEKVPFDTTDRTDHQASLYGVTKKCNELMAYTYHHLYKVKSTGLRFFTVYGPWGRPDMAYFSFTKAILAGQPISIFNDGNMERDFTYIDDIIAGIDAAIEKNCTCEVYNLGNHKPEKLMSLVESLEKHLNRKAILIKKPMQLGDVVATYADIEKSQKDLGFSPKISLDEGLGRFVAWYRNFYPHPIT